The following coding sequences lie in one Polluticoccus soli genomic window:
- the fabG gene encoding 3-oxoacyl-[acyl-carrier-protein] reductase — MKLLENKVALITGASRGIGEAIALKFAQQGANVAFTYLSSEERAKAQEEKLSALGVKAKAYKSDAGDYAAAEQLAADVMKEFGTIDICVNNAGISRDNLLLRMTPEQWDEVMQANLKSVYNLTKQVIKPMMKARSGSIINLSSVVGVKGNAGQGSYAASKAGIIGFTKSIAAELGSRNIRCNAIAPGFIETDMTHYLKDGGAEKWFSGIPLARFGKPEEIADVALFLACDMSSYVTGQVISACGGMSM; from the coding sequence ATGAAATTGCTCGAGAATAAAGTTGCCCTGATCACCGGCGCGAGCCGCGGTATCGGAGAAGCTATCGCATTGAAGTTCGCCCAGCAAGGTGCTAACGTGGCGTTCACTTATCTTTCTTCAGAGGAACGTGCGAAAGCGCAGGAAGAAAAACTGTCTGCTTTGGGCGTGAAAGCCAAAGCTTACAAATCGGACGCTGGCGACTACGCCGCAGCTGAGCAACTGGCTGCAGACGTAATGAAAGAATTTGGCACTATTGATATATGCGTAAATAATGCAGGTATATCGCGCGACAACCTGTTGCTGCGCATGACCCCGGAACAATGGGACGAAGTGATGCAGGCCAACCTGAAATCTGTTTACAACCTGACCAAGCAAGTGATCAAACCGATGATGAAAGCCCGTTCAGGCAGCATCATCAACCTGAGCTCTGTAGTAGGGGTAAAAGGTAACGCAGGCCAGGGCAGCTACGCAGCTTCTAAAGCAGGTATCATTGGTTTCACCAAATCGATAGCTGCAGAGCTTGGTAGCCGCAACATCCGTTGCAACGCCATTGCTCCGGGTTTTATTGAAACAGACATGACCCATTACCTGAAAGATGGCGGTGCCGAAAAATGGTTTTCGGGCATCCCCCTGGCACGCTTCGGCAAACCAGAAGAAATCGCAGACGTAGCACTGTTTCTTGCATGTGATATGAGCAGCTATGTGACCGGCCAGGTGATCAGCGCCTGCGGTGGCATGAGTATGTAG
- a CDS encoding beta-ketoacyl-ACP synthase III encodes MQKIRAAITAVGAYVPDFVMTNAELEKIVDTNDEWITSRTGIKERRILKGEGKGTSDLAVGAIKQIFEKRGIGPEEIDLVICATTTPDFQFPATANVVSDKLGMINAFGYDVNAACSGFLFALTTGSQFIETGRYKKVIVIGADKMSSIIDYEDRATCIIFGDGGGAVLLEPSTDGTGIMDSVLRSDGSGRAHLHQKAGGSVKPATVETVMNKEHFVYQEGQTVFKFAVKNMADVSAEIMERNNLKSDDVAWLVPHQANKRIIDATANRMGLPEEKVMLNIQRYGNTTNGTIPICLSEWESKLHKGDNIVLAAFGGGFTWGATYIKWAYDTK; translated from the coding sequence ATGCAGAAAATTCGTGCTGCGATCACCGCAGTAGGCGCATATGTTCCAGACTTCGTAATGACGAACGCAGAGCTGGAAAAAATAGTAGATACTAATGACGAATGGATAACCAGCCGTACAGGTATCAAAGAACGCAGGATATTGAAGGGCGAAGGCAAAGGCACTTCTGACCTTGCAGTTGGAGCTATCAAGCAGATATTCGAAAAGCGCGGTATCGGGCCTGAAGAAATTGACCTCGTGATCTGCGCTACTACTACTCCCGATTTTCAATTCCCTGCTACGGCCAACGTAGTTTCTGATAAGCTGGGCATGATCAATGCCTTTGGATACGATGTAAATGCAGCCTGCAGTGGCTTTCTTTTTGCGCTGACCACCGGCTCACAATTCATAGAAACCGGCCGCTATAAAAAAGTAATCGTGATAGGCGCAGATAAAATGAGTTCCATCATAGATTACGAAGATCGTGCTACCTGCATCATCTTTGGCGATGGTGGTGGTGCGGTATTGCTGGAACCTAGCACAGACGGCACCGGCATCATGGACTCTGTATTGCGTAGCGATGGCAGCGGTCGCGCTCACCTGCACCAGAAAGCAGGCGGCTCTGTAAAACCTGCTACAGTTGAAACGGTAATGAACAAAGAACACTTCGTATACCAGGAAGGTCAGACCGTATTCAAATTCGCCGTGAAGAACATGGCTGATGTATCTGCCGAGATCATGGAGCGCAACAACCTGAAGTCGGACGACGTAGCATGGCTGGTGCCTCACCAGGCCAACAAACGCATCATTGATGCAACTGCTAACCGCATGGGCCTGCCTGAAGAAAAAGTAATGCTGAACATCCAGCGTTATGGCAATACGACTAACGGAACGATACCTATATGTCTATCGGAGTGGGAAAGCAAGCTGCACAAAGGCGACAACATCGTACTGGCAGCTTTCGGTGGTGGTTTTACATGGGGCGCTACTTATATCAAGTGGGCTTACGACACTAAATAA